The sequence below is a genomic window from Anaerocolumna chitinilytica.
TGATTCTATGCGTAATACGGTAATTATTAGAAGAGTTGATGAGAGAGAAGGCATTCCAAAACCTAAGGTTTTAGAGTATTATTTATATATGCAAGAAAGTACATATAAAACATTATTGAATATTTATGATTGGTGTGAAGAAACATATAGAGAATTAACTGATTTGAATTATGAAGTTCACAAAGTTCAAATAAATTATGCAAATAAAAAATTATCTGTTCCAAAATCAATGATAGATTACAGTGAATTATTGGAGCAAACAAGTAAGTTTATAAAATGGCAAGAAGATCATAAAGTTATTGAGGAACAATAATTATATAAATAAAGCACAGATAATGTCTGTGCTTTTTTCAATGTTTTAATTATATATTAGGTTCTTCCAAAAATACAATAACCCTTGCGGTTCTGTCGAGCCCAGAATTCCGCTAGAGACTAATTTTTAAAATTTTAAATTGCCATTTCCGTTTTTATAAAGTTGGGAGGTGTTGCACATGGCAGAAAATGAGAAAGTAGATGATATATCTAAGATTACGGTATCAGCTAAAGTGTTAGGTAAAATTATCGGTGTTGGTGATCGTAGAATTCGTGGGTTAGCTGAAGAAGGGATTCTGACAAAGGTATCATCTGGCCGGTATAACTTACAAGAAAGCCTGCATAGTTATATTCTTAATTTAAGAGTAGCTAACGATGCTGCTAAGAGTCAGCAAGACTTGGAGGATGAATTAGATTATGGCTTAGAGAAGGCTATGCATGAGAGGGTTAAGCGGCATATTACAGAGCTTCATTATGCTTTGATGAAAGGTAATGTCCATAAGTCAGAAGACGTGGAAGCCGTAATGACTAACATGCTTACGAACTTTAAGACAAAGATTATGAACCTTCCTTCAAAATTAACTCCTCTTCTCGTAGATAGATCTGATAAGAAATATATACTCGAATTATTAACAAATGAGTTTTACGAAGCGTTAAATGAACTGTCTAATTACAATGCAGGTGATTTTTACAGTGATGATTATATTGATATCACTGAGGAAGGCAAGGAAGAAGAAATGATATTCGATGTTTGTGAGGATGATGAAGATGATGAAAGTTGATTTTAAGACCATCACACTTTTTCATAATATTGCGAAGATATTAGCACCGCCTCCACAGCTCCTTGTGAGTGATTGGGCCGATACTTATCGTAAGCTTTCTCCTGAAGCATCTGCAGAACCAGGACAATGGCATACTAGCCGAGCGGAATTTCAGCGAGAAATAATGAATTCCGTAAATGATCCTACAATACAGGATATTGTGATCAAGTCCAGCGCACAGGTGGGCAAAACTGAGATAATACTAAATGTATGTGGATACTTCATGGATTACAACCCTGCACCAATAATGGTACTTCAACCTACCATAGAAATGGGTGAAACCTTTTCAAAAGATAGATTGGCACCAGCAATTCGAGATTCGGATGTATTAAAGGTAAAAGTCAAGGAACCAAGAACGAAAGACAGTGATAATACCATATTACATAAAAAATTTCCTGGTGGTCATATCACTATAGCAGGAGCTAATTCACCGTCCAGTTTAGCATCTAGACCAATACAGATATTATTGTGTGATGAGATAGACAGATACCCTGATAGTGCAGGTTCTGAAGGTGATCCAGTTAAATTAGCGGAAAAAAGAACAACAACCTTCTGGAATAGAAAAAGAATTAAGGTATCGACTCCGACAGTAGCAGGACATTCTAAAATTGAAAAGGAGTTCAAACTTGGTACGCAAGAAGAATGGTGTGTACAGTGCCCATGTTGTGGTAAATATCAGCCATATGAATTCAAAAGGATTGTCTTTGATACAGTAGAAATGCATTGCTTGTATTGTAATGAAGGATTTTCAGAAAGAGATTGGAAAGCTCAACCGCATAAATGGATAGCGGGTAATCCGGATGTAAAGAGAAGAAGGAGTTTTCATTTAAACGAGCTGTGTTCACCGTGGAAGACATGGGAGGAAATCATTGAAGATTTTGTTAATGCAAATGAGGACTTAAAAAAGACAGGTTCTACAGAAGCATTAAAAGTTTTTATCAATACTTCATTAGGAGAGACCTGGGAAGAAAAAGGGGATGGAGCAGATGAGAATGATCTATTAAAAAGAAGAGAACCTTATACTGCAGAAATACCGGATGGAGTGCTCGTTATCACTGCTGGTGTGGATGTGCAGGATGATCGTCTGGAATGTGAAATCGTTGGTTGGACTAGAGGGAATGAAAGTTGGGGT
It includes:
- a CDS encoding phage terminase large subunit family protein codes for the protein MMKVDFKTITLFHNIAKILAPPPQLLVSDWADTYRKLSPEASAEPGQWHTSRAEFQREIMNSVNDPTIQDIVIKSSAQVGKTEIILNVCGYFMDYNPAPIMVLQPTIEMGETFSKDRLAPAIRDSDVLKVKVKEPRTKDSDNTILHKKFPGGHITIAGANSPSSLASRPIQILLCDEIDRYPDSAGSEGDPVKLAEKRTTTFWNRKRIKVSTPTVAGHSKIEKEFKLGTQEEWCVQCPCCGKYQPYEFKRIVFDTVEMHCLYCNEGFSERDWKAQPHKWIAGNPDVKRRRSFHLNELCSPWKTWEEIIEDFVNANEDLKKTGSTEALKVFINTSLGETWEEKGDGADENDLLKRREPYTAEIPDGVLVITAGVDVQDDRLECEIVGWTRGNESWGIYKKVINSDPQKQGAWNELEELFDTEMFFQNGTGLMIAAMCIDTGGHHTNMTYKFIKAMAKKNKRIYGVKGYSNTPGIPLIYKKTKVEIKNDKGRVIDYTEIWILGVDAGKEDITGWLKLTEPGPGYCHFPVNKERGYNQTYMQGITSEEKVQKLVKNKLKIVWVKKTGVRNEPLDLRNYAYAAVELLNPNWSSLETKIENGINYMKKRPTQVKKRKSGVVNRGIEV